TAATAGACCCCGTGCGAGGACGAACCGACGGACGCTTGCTATCCTGTCGTCCGGATCGAGGCGCGGAACATTTCGAACGTCCCGACGAACGAAGGCGAGTGAACGACACTCGAGTATCCCTGACGAAGAACGATGAGCAATCCTGATCAAGCCACCCGCAGACTCGGACGGCGCATGGGCTTCCTGGCGACCCTGGCTTTCCTCGGATTCGGCTGGGTGACGTTCGATGGCGCGATCATGAAGCGCGAGGACCCCAACCACGCGCTGACCGTCGCGCCCGGCGTCGACGAGTGGGTGCTCCGCCGCAATCGCAGCGGACATTACTTCTCCCCCGGCCTCATCAACGGTCAGCCGGTGCGCTTCCTGCTCGACACGGGCGCGACGCACACCTCCGTGCCGGCGCACCTGGCCCAACGCCTCGGCCTGCGCCCAGGCGCCCCGTCGACGGTCTCGACGGCCAACGGAGCGGTGACGGTTCGCGCAACCAGA
This DNA window, taken from Thauera sp. K11, encodes the following:
- a CDS encoding retropepsin-like aspartic protease family protein; protein product: MSNPDQATRRLGRRMGFLATLAFLGFGWVTFDGAIMKREDPNHALTVAPGVDEWVLRRNRSGHYFSPGLINGQPVRFLLDTGATHTSVPAHLAQRLGLRPGAPSTVSTANGAVTVRATRIDALDIGPFRFAGAPAHLNPGMRDDDVLLGMSVLKHLEFTQRGDVLVLRKPAG